Below is a genomic region from Anguilla anguilla isolate fAngAng1 chromosome 18, fAngAng1.pri, whole genome shotgun sequence.
CGCTTATTTGCTCATCGACAAAAGTGGTTAAAGTGAACAGAAAGTGCTAGCTTGTTCACTTGATTCTACCAAAATCATACCCAGTCACCTATGCTACTGAAAATTATAGGATGCAAGCTCTCTGGGGCTTACggcgtttgcagagaaaaatatattgttCTTACCGCACAAACAGAGTATTTGTGGAAGGCCCCAACAATCGACATAACAAGTTGCCTCCAGTAGAAATCAAGGATATCATTTTGAGTTCATCAGTCAACTGCAGCTAGTTTAGCGCGCTCGTGTGAATGTAACGACCGCCTCCCGCTGAAAACGTGCTCATTTAAGTCCCCGCCCCTAAGGCTACTGTATCTAGCAATTTGCAACAGTACATTCCATACCGCGAAATCACGAACAAAAATatgcaacataaataaataaatacatttacctTACCCAGTAAAAAATATAAGTATGtggtgagagcacctattattgAGCACCCGAggaggggacgtgtatcgaccacctgaAACGCTAacgtatttatttcatatttattcgaGGGGGCTGGACGCCGTTGCCTATTAAAATGCGAGTTCTGTAAAAATAGCCACGTTATCTGACACATTTGGTGCCTTACAGTCACAGTAAAACGAACGTTCCTGCTCTCTTGCATGGGTTGTTAGTTCTCCGTGACACATGATCCCTAGCTGGTCTGTTGTCCCAGAGGTCCATCTCACTCGCGATCCCATGTCcggcccccctcctcccatggcCACTTGGGCAATCTCACCTAAGTGCCTTGTGCTTTCCTCTTCCCTGGTACACTGCCTGTTCTCCTATCTCCCGTTCAGGGACACTGCGTGCTCTACATGCGTTGTCCTTAACAGCCGTGTGATCTCAACTCAAAGCTGAACATGACTTCAACCGCAGCTTTCCCGGCTCCCTCACAACTTCCTTTTCCCAATAATGCGTTTATGTGAACATTGACTTcaatggctggaaaagaaaaaaacaagccaactgAAAGTTCATAACTAATTTTGAACATTGCACAAATACATATGGCTTCAGTTATGTGGCCGTATAAACAGAATCATCAACAGAATATTAAACAATGACTAATTCTTTAAAACATCAGTGCATTGAAGCCATATTTGATGTATATAATCAACATTGGTAATATCTCCATTGATGTATGCATTTGTGGACAAATATATGAGCAATGTACATGGTCTGATAACCCATCCCAAAGCTGTCGAACACAACCAATCCCCTATCATGTTGCAAATGCAACATATCCCAGAAAAGAAATTACTTCTTTAACCTTGCCCTCAGTTAAGGATGACAATTTCAACAGCTGTAGACTTAACATGTATCCTGGGTGAAAATGTCTTATTGTGGACCAATATAGGAAGGAACTGTGTGGATTACACAGACCCTGAAAAGAATATCCTCCTGcaaacttgtatttttttaaaaactgaatatataaatgctCACCGTTAGAAGGCAGCACTCGATTGCCCAAATTTGCTGACCATGCCACTTCTTCGGTATTCCATATTAAACGTGTTCATTCAGATTATATTGTCGTGTACGAGAATATCGTCTTCTGGCTGTACTCACTTGAACTGCCAAGCACCACGACTTCCCTCCACAACTTCCCAAGGaaaattttcctttttgaagGATTCACTGCAATTCACATCACAACACAGCAGTAGAAGCCTTGCTAACTTCAAGACACTAATTTAGTCAGCTATGGGAGTAACAACTGGATTCATGgagtgtgttcatgtttttggTGCAACTAATGTGTGCAAAGATCTGCATGCGTAAATGtaccattttaaatggttttaaacaGTGAGTGTGCCTGGAGTTCCAATAGAGAACACACATTCTAGTACAAAACATATCAGCACATTCTTTATATCTCCAATACCTTTTTATGAATATAGTCAGTGATTACTGCactgaaagtaaaacaaaacacacaatgtTGCAggacttttttatattttaatgcaaaataataaaaatagatcCAGTATAGCTTTTACTATACAATAAAAATCTctaataggaaaaaaaaagtacctaAAGGACAGGGCGGGTGTGGGGTGTATAGTTGGTCTTCTTGACTTTGGGTGACCAGAGCAATGCAACTGTATAATAATTTATCAAATGgaaatttatttaacaaaaaagttcccagtaacaaaaaaaaagaaaataaaactgcaatgcAAAATGTTAAGCCTTTTCGTGTAATGTTGGACTGAGGAATATTTTCCTATAAAATACTAAGTTCGTTCATTAATGGTGACCGATTTGATGATAAATGTTAACAGTATGTTATGTTTAATAATATTACCtaagttactttttaaaattctctatAATGTACAGCACTTCACATCGCATACTTTTGGGTCCAGTCTCTTGCTAGTCTGTTGTACCTGGAAAACGGAaagcaagaaaaacaataatattcgACATGGTTCACACAAAGTACTCATATACAAGTATTTATTTGTCCATGTGGCACACCATATGAAATGTACTGAATGCATTTTGTCCCAGTGTCCAGTCAGATTTATAATATCTCATTTTAATCATCCAACATGTCCAGATTTAAAGAGTGACTAAcataaaacactgaataaatgTCCTTGATCCTGTCATGAAATAAGCATTACCTGAATTTATCCAATTAAATATGTTGGATCTACAGATACTCATGCTAAGTCAAAGAGGTCATTTTGCTAAAGCAGGGGtgcccagtcttatccaaagaCAACCTGCGTCGGTGCACGCTTTTgatttagcccagcactaagacagcTGATTCAACttatggtcttcaatcaagaccttaaataagtagaatcaggtgtcttggtactgggctaaaacaaaaacctggaccCACACCGGccatttttggataagactgtaCACGCTGGGCATAGGAATCATGACTGAAAGAAACAAGGCAAAATATTTGTGTGACACAATTAAGGATTCAAATTCCAAACCGATTGGCCCGCAACTGAATAACATAAAGCAATACTCACTTTTCTTTGTCTGACTTGTAGATGTGTGCTATGTCTGGAACTAAAGGGTCGTCTGGATTTGGGTCGCAAAGCAATGAACATATGGACAAGAGAACTGGAAAACAAGTTTGAAACGCAGTCAGACGGCTTTCCTGGCAAGGTGCCAATCGGCTATAGTGACTGACAACAACTATTGTATCTGCACACTTGTTACAATAattgtaaagcatctttgtgacagtgctaGTCTAAaaaacactatacaaataaaattgaattgaaaggaTGTTTTCTTGCATTTGTATTCTAATCCAGACACATGCACCAGGTTTGAAACTGCCACCACACCTTCTCGTGTGCACAAACCCATAAAAGGTAACACTAAAGGTCACACGTCATTAAGATTCTCTCCTCAGCTTCATTGTGAGCTTCTTTAATTGAAGCCATAAGAAAAGTCGACTCCCCAAATGTTGCAGGACAGAAGTGGGGGATAGTTCAAGGTTCAAGGAAATGAAGTCTACAGAGTCACAATTCATGACCCGTGTCATACGGCTGGGTGACACAATGCTAATGGAATCATGTTCAATAGCACtgagctcatttgcataaacacCATAAACACCTGCATGAAAGGTGACTGACAGAAACCCATGAAAGACACTCACCTTTAGATACTGTGAGTGCCGGGGACCACTGTGATCGCAGGATGTCCAGGCAAATGCTGCCGTTGCTGTTTATGTTTGGgtgatatatttttgttgtgaaTGCTACCTATGAGACAACGTATACACATCAGATTTCAACACCCAACACATGCGCCACGTTAATGTCAgttataatacaaaaaatacatgaGATTTCCAACCTTTGGAGGCTTGAAGGGATAGTCTGTGGGGAAGTGGATTGTGAGAAAGAACACTCCTCCTTGGTACGGACTGTCGCTCTGGAAGAGGGGAGCACAAGACCACAGAACAGACATTACACACCGCAGCACCacactatgcaaaaaaaaaaaaaaaagttcagttcaTAAAACTGCTCATACCAGCATACCAGCAGCCACAGTCATCCTTGCCGCCTCATTCTGGAATCTCCCAAACGGAGCTTTGCTCTTGCACTGCTGCTATAACACCTGTGCCCCACAAAGGGCTTCAGCTGACGCACGTAGACTCCTCTGATATTCACGCACACAAGCCAGTGAGCATTTTACTCAACAAGCCACAGGTAGAGCAAGCACCAACTGCTTGCACCTCTCACTGATGACTGATGATAAGTGGTAGGTGCCTCACATGTAACTAGTAACTGACTTCCTACACTGCAGACTCCCAGGCATAATGTGTTGATCACTGATCAGACTAGCAAACAGTGTCATATGTGGATTTATCCTGCAGTTGCTTAGCCTCGTCCGTTTAGCTACTGTACTGCTTACCGAAATAGCCACCGTGCCCtacttatttaaaatgtatttttatgatattACATGCATCTCCAGACGCCCATTATGATCCAGAACTGTGGTTTTACTGCACTATTTTTACTGTAGCACCGTTTTTTCTGCTTGGTGCCCATTCACTGTATTTACTGCTGTTCGAAACTCACCGCTGTTCTTTTATAATACAATAAATGATAATACAATGCCATATAAGCCCTGCACTACTCGTCATATTACAGACTGTctgcctgccaaataaatgcaaagaaacAATGCAATTCTGCTTCGTAAGGATCCTTGGAGAGCACTAGCTAAATGGGCCTAATGATTATAACAGCCATAAAAACATGATAAGACAAGGCCATTTAGCCTACCCAGGCTTGTCACATACCAAGAGCAAGGCTATTTAAATGCGGCCCAAATGAAGGCTCTGGTGCTGGGTTTTGTGCTTCCAGTCATTCCCTTCTAATTGGGCACTGAATTAGACTGGCAACATCAGTGAGAGGAATCTCTGGTAAGTCAGCAACAGCAAACCTGGATCTCCAGCAGGGTGGACCCTGGCCTACAATAACAGAGTATCCAGCACAGACTGAAGCCTGGACTGGAAGCACCTCAAGGGTTTATGCAACATTAGTCTACAAACTATTCCTAATGGAAACTCTGGGGGAAATTCTTCCATTTTGAGCATCAGGTCAGAGACAGATAAATGAAAAGAAGTCTGACTTAACTTACAGGTCCCATTATTGTTGCTTGCCAGTGGAacactgaaaagaaagaaacagatgTGCTGAACCATCACAACATCAACCACGAAACAGGCAGTTATGAAATGGCAAGAAGTGCAAGAGGTGCTAGATGCGCTTACAGTCCTCCCCCACTGGTCCAGCTGAGCACTGTGCTGGAGGATCCCGTTGGAGATCATGTAGCTcctgaaaaatgaacacaattaaGTATACTGTGCCTTACATGCAAGCAATTCTGTCTACCCAGAACCGCAACTTATTACAGTAGAACACGTTTGGGGAGTGCCTGACTGGCAGGCCAAAGTATGAATCAGgatgtggacacacacacgcacattcttCCACACATTAATTTAGGTTTGTTTCACTTCAGACTCAAAGTACGCACTACCCTAACAAACAAGTCTCAGTGTAACAAAAAAGTACACCAACTTAATACAATAGGTTGTAGCCTGGACTTAAGCCCTAACTGGCTTTTATCTTTGAAGCAGTTGTCCTGGGATGGTATGGTatgaaaatctaaataaaaacacaaactttaAAAACGCAATGCAACTCTCACTTCCCAGAAGTGTTAACACAAGTGTTTCTTACTCAATGGATACAGTGACACCACCTGAACTAACTGGTTAACCAGCTGTTCAAGTCACAAATTTAGTTGCATAACACCTACTGCAACGTTGGGGGTATTTTCAACACTTTGTTTGCTCGCTAAcgagctagctagcaagcaacgGGTTACATCAGAGGCTGATTATCCAACTTCGCTCGGCGTTTCTAAAGACACCAATAAATAACATTACCCCACCTAGCAAGCTATACAAAATTTAATAGCATGATCCCTATACACAACAGTTTGTACAGCAATCATGAAGAAATCGTTCAGTTTTGTTACACATATGGACTTTTGGGGTAGCTCCTGTAGGCTTTTGGGGCCTAGCTGAGCCAAATGTCAGGCCTCAAATGACAGACGGCTAGCAAGTCAGCTATATTGGCCAACGTCAAATATCCAGCGTTTGGATATGGAATTAACCTCAGTCAACTCATCTAGCAAACCAGACAGATGGCAACCCGATAACGAGTTTCATTACGTTAGTTTTCGAACTAGACGCGGCCGTTCTGAAACAGCAGGTGCCACACCAAGCCaacctagctaacgttacagcAAGAAAATAGCAGTCACGATACAATTacgaatgcaaaataaataaataaaacaataatcaTCTAACTCCGTTACCAGTGTTAAATAACCACGACCAAAAACATTCACACAACTGAGGAAATGCGACATTAGCGAGCTCAAAAAAAGACAGGTCTAGCTTAAACGTTAGCTGACTAGCTACgattacgttagctagctattgtttCTAGTGAAACGCGTATTGACCAGGTTTCTTAATACGGATCAGTTACGtcagcaaacaaacataaacattaGACTATACGCTAACTTAGACAAGTAATGCCATAGTCTAGATAGAAATATCTGTCATTTCCAAATGTAACGTTCTTATCTAATTTATCATGAATTGTTGTAAAGAGTTGCGGTAGCTAGTATGTGGCCAGCTAACTATATCAAcccagctaacattagcttacaACTTTAAGTTACGAAAATGTAAAAGCGACCAAAGTCAGCTTTGTGGGCAGCTCATTTAGCTAGTAGCTGGCCATCTAACACTCCAGCAAACGCTAGCAGGCAGTGCACTGAACGGTGCTTATGATACAAAGTTAGTAAGCTAACGATAGCTAGGTTAGTTATTCCAATTTACACAACGTTCATTTAGATAGCTATGAACGTTGGCTTGTTAAAGTAAAAAGCTTTAAGGTCTAGCCGTTTCCGTGATCGACTGCGTCGTTGTTGGAATGTTGCTGTAACATATGTAAAGCTATCGATACCTAAATAGACAACCAGCTAGCGCTAGCTTGTTTTTTATGAGGGGAGTATTGTTTATGAATAgtagctaagatagccaatacaTATTTCGACTCACCTTCTGTATTCTTTTCAAAGCCATGACGACCAAATCCCTGCCGTTCACAACTGCCGCTACCTTTTGTCACTCCTGTACTCTTCTCGTCAAAACAACCTATTTATGTCTATTTCCCCGAACTGCTCACAAGGGTGTGTTTTAGGATTTTTGCGATTTCTTTTGTTTCCGCCTTTTGTTCAGGAAAGTTAGAAcaattgcattctgggataccGAGTTTTCCCGTTAGCCCCTCCTCTTAAAGCGACAGCTTTAGCAGGAACAAGATATGTACACGTTCATCTTCTAACGAAATTAGATCAGGATAGGCAACGTACAGGCCTGAAAAAATGCCATGTTTAACAGTATGAGGTGAATGtttaacagaaacaaataaatgaataaaataaaaataataaaaataaaaaacaaacaacttttTAAGTTAGTCAATAAGCATTTATTGACCAATGGCTGAGCACAAGTAGCCTAACTAGATTTTAGGTTAAGACGACCTGTAACAATGTCATTACTCTGGTTTTGGGCAGGCAAGATCTGCTGAAATTAAAATTCACCTATTTTGACAGGTTTCGTTTGACTATTGCAATCATGGCATACAAATCTGCTGCAAGTCATAGTAGCAAGTCAGGCATCTGTTTTACTCATATTAGTACATTTTGTGGCTACGTGGAGTCCTCATGGCCTCAGTGTACcagatatatagatagatacatTCTGTAATATTACTCATAACATCAATACTGTGTATGCAACAGAATAAACCTGTCTAATtagttacttttaaaaatgtgataatgAATGATGAGTATGCATGCCTTGCTTGAATGGTTTGCATGATGTAACACTTATATATCCATAGGCCACACATAGTGTTTACTGACACAGGTATTTTGTTTATCAACACTGCCTCTCACATTCTGAGACTTCCTTGTGCATTCAACAAACACCAGTCAGTACCGCCTGGCACGGAACTGTTCTTatctgtttacatgaggtcagaaggtacaaaAGTTAATgatcttaagggctgagagtctgagGTCATTGTGGTTATGTCTGTAGGAAATCCTGAAAAGTAGGAAAACTCTTGGTGCTATATAGGTATGTggcatgccaccccaccaagccataacttggcgggatggcatggCTGCCATCCCAATACAGTTCTGTGGAGGGGAACCATGATGCTGTGAGATGACGTAAGGTCACCAGAGAGTGGTTTAGgaacgttttatttttatttatttatatttattttagccattaaaaaaatgtaatcaaattgGGGAGCGATGCGTAGAAGTCATACTAGGTCCAGCCACTGGGAGCAGGATTCTTCCGGTTTCGGCAGGTCTGCGCAGAAGCCTAATAAAGCTAACTGATTTTAGCCAACACACCTCACAAAACCTCGGTTGTCATTTAATCACGAGCCAGAtcaaagaagaggaggaagcccaaacatatatttaaagcTGAAGTCAACCGAGTTGGTGAAATTTGAAGTCATGAGCTCAAATACTGTATCTAAAGGTATAAACTCTCGCGATTACTTGATTTACCCGGCTGGCTAACTAATTACATGGCGAGCTAAGGGAGAGTTTATGATATTAATAGAAGAATAATACTTCTCGGCGCTTCTTGTTGGCAGTAGCAAGCTAGCAGTCAAACATTGCGAAATTTTTCTGGCTCTTGAATGTGGTAGGTAGCTAGGTTTCGCTGTTTTTGGTCTCAGAGCCACTTGGCTAAATATGACTAGTTAATAGCCTTATCGTTACAAGCTAACTTGTGACCAGTCAGCCATACCGTACGTTTATGTTTACAGGCATACCTATCAGAGGTGCCAGAtggtgtgggggaaaaaagttgaTCCGCACAGCGCCTGCTAAGAACCGACTCTCATATATCATTTGTAGCTCAGATCGTTCTAGAAGGCCATGATAAAATGCATAGTGTCTAGGACATATTTTATATCTAATATGCGGTACAGTAATTTGATGACGACAATTCTTGAGCAGTCCCGTCGCTATACATATATAGCTAGAGTATCTGAATGTAGCAGGGAACTTATAAACATGGTTAAATCGCCGGTCACGCATTATgggtttacattattttaaaagtttaacgAAGGCCGGAATAAATGCAAAACAGGTTTGAAGCCATCCCTTTTTGGATCAGGGAAAATCTGACGCAAATAATTATAGTAACTTATTTAGTACTGCAATTTATACGATCTCTGGAAAGTTCTGGGAGGAGAAAGCGTGGACCATCTTCCCACAAGAGTTTGTCATGTTTATGGGAGAATATCCCAGTGTTTGAAGGGACAAAGGATGCTCGCAATGAGCGGTGTTtgtgcattcatttaatttatgctCAAATTCATGAAGTTTTTACATTACACAACTAACCTATGATTTAGTCATGCATGCACAGGGGTCTCACCATGCGACGCCACTGCACATGCGTCAGAGTGAAAGTTTACGACTAGTCTCAAttttgcacagtgctgtgtttgtatatttgtttgcGTTATTCTGAATAATAATTACACTCAGAGGATAAAATAATAGTTATTACTCGAGTCCTTTAATtgattgtattttcttttgtctttgttcaaAGCTGAATTGATAGCAGCCATCTCTTTGGCTGTGGGGACTGCAGCCGTGGGTGCACTAGTCtataaaacgtttttttccaAAGACAAGAACTGTAAGTCCTGGGTAAACTTGGACCTGCAGAAAGACAACCCAAAAGTGGTGCACGCTTTTGACATCGAGGACCTGGGAGACAAAGCAGTGTACTGCAGATGCTGGCGGTCCAAGaaggtaaataataaataatgaaacatcCGGTTATCGTAGGCACTACATTACACTATTTGTGTCCAGTATGTGGATCAATTTTCAGTTGGGtcatgaatttatttaacaataaaatattaacatcagTTCTGCAGCTTTATTGTGCTTGGCTTCCATTTTAAGATTGATGGAAGCATCTCCAGATTACTTGGCCTTTGCATTTACAGATATTATGTGCTTGTAGTTCACACTGTGCTTACTCGTCATATGTAATGCCATGCATTATCATGCAGAATTTGTTAATGTTCTGCTTGTCAGCCATTTAATCTGTTTGGGAGAATGATTCGTTTGCATTGTGGCCCTGGTAACCTTTtcaatgtggttttttttctgtattttctcttCCCTCCCAAGTTTCCTCTGTGTGACGGTGCCCACACGAAGCACAATCAGGAGACGGGCGATAACGTCGGCCCCCTCATTATAAAGAGGAAGGAAGCTTGAAGCCGTCTCTGCTGTTCCCCAAAATGCTGCTTTACAcgcactattttttttttttcatagaagtatttattttattaaaatgtcatgCCAATGATCTATTAACAGTGTTTTTACGCACAATGATTGGTGTAGGCTATGGCTAGGCTATGGCTATGCTACGTTAATATCAGGACTGCACACTGTGTTTTACAGTGTGTCATCGGATTATTACTTGTTAGGTCAGGGAATGGACTGCTTTGCCAGCGGTGTTGTATCAGTGTGTCTAATGCTCATAGGCAGGGGTTTCATTTTGtataattacaaaatattttgggcacaaaaatatttgttgCAGATTTTGGTCATTGTTTCCCTTTGTTAAATACAGATGTGATACCGATAGAAAGCAAGCTGAACTAAATCAtattcctgtctgtgttttgttttctgtgactgCTGTTACATTGTGTATGGAAAATAAAGTGGTTATATATTGGTGTTTTGAATTTTCACAATACAGTTTACGGAATGTAATTGCTATGTAATTTCACCATATTTATTTGggtatttaaattgtatttatttcctgtcaactatatatatatatatgtatatttgttttgtttttgctacagaaaataattcaaataacagtgctgtttgtgtatagtacagtgtgtgtggtcAGAGATAATCCTAAAATCAGGGATTGAGACTGAGTGATCTTCAGGCCTTTTCTAAGACGATGAAATTTGGTATTTTGACATGGAGCACCTCTTGAGAAAAGTGTGATAGTAAAATTTGGTGTGTTTAGACTAGAGACTGGTTGACTGAAAACAGTGGTTCTATACAGTTTGAATCACCTTTTATAATAGAATGCTTCTGAATAAATGCATTGGATTCATACTTTTATGGAATGGTTCCTCAACCTCCACTGCCAAAGAGATTGAACATGCTGAGAATTTGTATAGGAACTGTATgtcaatgaaagaaaaaaaaaaagactcattcACCAATAGACTACAGTGGTGTGAATAAGAGTGATAAATTGATCGCTGCAAAAAACATTCTTCCCAACCCTTttcttggagatctactgccctgtaggttttctctcCAATCCTAACAAAGTGCACCtaattcaacagctagatattttttagagctgctaattggtaAAATCGGgtgtggaaacctacaggatgatagatctccatgaacagggttgggcagtcctggCCTAAATGCCAGTGTAATGTGTCACATAAGCTAGCAATGCACGGGGAAGGCAGTGTAGAATTCAAACATGTCAGCAGGGTGATGTCACCAAGAACCACAGTTTGGAGGGATGCCAGGGATCACTTTGCATATCTCTTCTTTAGCCTACGGTAGCAATTTGGTATCGTGTATTGTGAATATTACCATGGAAAGCAATAGAGGCTGTAGCAGAATAGTATTGTAACTATTTTTACTTGATAATTGGACACGTCTAAgtatttaatatactgtatttactcTCCAATTCTTTCgtgattattttcaaataacgGCACGAGTTTCCtttatttgagaaaaactgATATATAAACAGCATAATTAAGGCTTTTTGAAAAGGATGTATACATGAACATCTATAATTAGAGTAATTAGCACGGGAATATGGAACTCCAAGTATGAGATAACAtctattctttttttgccaATCTGTACTCATAAAGTTCGGTTACAAAGATGTACCGAGTAAACCAATCCGAAATTAAAACAGATTAACAGATTGTACATAGTGGACACGCCATGGCAGTGCTGGAAACAGCTTTCATTCTTTATCcaagtcatttaaaaagcacGTCTACATTGCACTATTCGGTGATGTCTTTAATGCCATTCTGATATTCACAAGTTGTCATTTCTCATGCGTCATGAGATAGATATGAATAGTTGCGTAAGACGGCAAGTAAAGTGGCGTCTGCTTGGTGATGGTTTCGCCACCAGCGGTTCGACCggtgcattttctgacttccaCTCATCCAGAATGACAAACCCAATTAGAGCCGGGACATCTGGGGAGGAGCGCCGGCTCTCCCCGCGAGGAAGTGGGATGTGGCCACGAGCTGATGTTGTGCTGCTGTTTGAGATGTGCAAATTCAGTCAGTAGCGGCGAGGACGTTCAAAGTGCTGTCTTGGCTTGCGTGTTTCTGTACCTCGTGATAACTAGCTACAATGCACCTCTAAACTCCGCTAGATTTGTATCCAGTGATGACTGATCGTGGAATGATTGTTAACAAGCTAGCTACCGTTAGCTAACCTTTGATTTAGATTA
It encodes:
- the LOC118218222 gene encoding ubiquitin-conjugating enzyme E2 D4-like gives rise to the protein MALKRIQKELHDLQRDPPAQCSAGPVGEDLFHWQATIMGPSDSPYQGGVFFLTIHFPTDYPFKPPKVAFTTKIYHPNINSNGSICLDILRSQWSPALTVSKVLLSICSLLCDPNPDDPLVPDIAHIYKSDKEKYNRLARDWTQKYAM
- the LOC118217676 gene encoding CDGSH iron-sulfur domain-containing protein 1-like, translated to MSSNTVSKAELIAAISLAVGTAAVGALVYKTFFSKDKNCKSWVNLDLQKDNPKVVHAFDIEDLGDKAVYCRCWRSKKFPLCDGAHTKHNQETGDNVGPLIIKRKEA